From a region of the Sphingopyxis sp. YR583 genome:
- a CDS encoding DUF2093 domain-containing protein, translating into MLIASRNRLARLQYGPNGFRVLAPGDHVLCAVSGAPIGLDELRYWSVARQEPYATAEISVQAELDAARKA; encoded by the coding sequence ATGTTGATCGCCAGCCGCAACCGCCTCGCCCGCCTGCAATATGGACCGAACGGCTTTCGCGTCCTCGCGCCCGGCGATCATGTGCTGTGCGCGGTGAGCGGCGCGCCGATCGGGCTCGACGAGCTGCGTTACTGGTCGGTCGCGCGGCAGGAGCCCTACGCCACCGCCGAGATATCGGTGCAGGCCGAACTGGACGCCGCGCGCAAGGCATGA
- a CDS encoding M23 family metallopeptidase: MRVAKDWRRHGATLALLIVAAGCVPPAETEARLAPRAEAPPVTAPSVTPAPPRDPIRADFTLTGLAEQGAVMVGQVPSDTSALTLDGKAIPFAADGRFLIAFDRDAGPGARLVATLADGRSVERAIAVAPGSWRLEHINAPWRGSASSDADFERRRPAELAEIAAARNMEVASDGWRQKFRWPVTGRLSGFFGSQRVYQGKPGTYHSGTDVAVPAGTPFVAPADGVVVLAAAAPFTLEGNLLIVDHGMGLSSAFLHCQRLDVKVGDRVVQGQKLGTVGRTGRATGPHMHWGLKWRDARLDPGKLAGPNGG, translated from the coding sequence ATGAGGGTCGCGAAGGATTGGCGGCGGCATGGGGCGACGCTGGCGCTGCTGATCGTCGCCGCAGGCTGCGTTCCGCCCGCCGAGACCGAGGCGCGGCTCGCGCCGCGCGCCGAAGCTCCGCCCGTCACCGCGCCATCTGTGACTCCCGCTCCGCCGCGCGACCCCATTCGCGCAGACTTTACGTTGACCGGCCTCGCCGAACAGGGGGCGGTGATGGTCGGGCAGGTACCCAGCGATACCAGCGCGCTTACGCTCGATGGCAAGGCGATCCCTTTTGCCGCCGACGGGCGCTTCCTGATCGCGTTCGACCGCGATGCCGGGCCGGGCGCGCGGCTGGTCGCGACGTTGGCCGACGGGCGGTCGGTCGAGCGCGCGATCGCGGTCGCTCCGGGAAGCTGGCGGCTCGAACATATCAACGCGCCATGGCGCGGCAGCGCGTCGAGCGACGCCGATTTCGAGCGCCGCCGTCCCGCCGAACTCGCTGAGATCGCGGCAGCGCGCAACATGGAGGTCGCCTCCGACGGCTGGCGGCAGAAATTTCGCTGGCCGGTCACGGGGCGCTTGTCGGGCTTCTTCGGATCGCAGCGCGTCTATCAGGGCAAGCCCGGCACCTATCACAGCGGCACCGATGTCGCTGTGCCAGCCGGAACGCCGTTCGTGGCGCCGGCCGACGGGGTCGTCGTGCTGGCGGCGGCCGCGCCCTTTACCCTCGAAGGCAATCTGTTGATTGTCGACCATGGCATGGGGCTGTCGAGTGCCTTTCTCCATTGCCAGCGGCTCGACGTAAAGGTCGGCGACCGCGTCGTGCAGGGGCAGAAACTCGGGACGGTCGGGCGGACGGGACGCGCCACGGGGCCGCATATGCACTGGGGACTGAAGTGGCGCGATGCGCGGCTTGATCCGGGGAAACTCGCGGGGCCGAACGGCGGCTAG
- a CDS encoding TonB-dependent receptor domain-containing protein: MKKIIDSKLRLGAAPLVLGLALVSTPAFAQDAAEEGASSQPEIVVTGTLIRRPDLTISSPVTVVGTEEIQYKQPNTAEDLLRDLPSVRPALGPAVNNGGDGSSQVDLRGLNQAGSNSSQRTLVLLDGRRIVPFGLDGFTDLNNIPIALVERVDVLTGGASTVYGADAVAGAVNFVTKRNFTGLDASASYRITERGDGQQFRADVVMGASFDDDRGNVVLALGYTDRKPVFSVDREVGRFPRSIANGNFQGATAAVPTIIQGSPSNAALGLAASDFGAAFDPVLGVFRPALQSDTYNTNEFQYVQAPLERFNVYAQARYEISDNVEAYASGMFTRNSARIQLASTGTFSNPFVIPISNAYLPVAARNQLCGAIGLTAAQCTAAATATSRTDPNYREVAASPGRRIVEFGARGNQVDSNQFQIQGGLRGNITETLRYDVFGQYGETTQNQTRENWGSYSRLQQALLSRRDANNNPVCYDTSNGCVPINLFGPLGSINSDMLNFIDLDAQIRRVTKLSVVGANISGDLFGISSPFSDKAVAFSLGVEHRNLSSRSNPDAPSRIQSEVLGTGARTPADFGRITVKEIFGELIVPIVEDKPFFYDLSLEAGLRYSDYNTTGTSTTWKAGGSWEPVRGYKIRGMYQVAARSPNIQELFQSPVTGLNNLGTDPCQASQLGVPGSPTANPQLAALCQYTGAPAASIGNISSPTSGQINATTSGNPNLDVERAKTWTLGVVLQPSFVPSLALTVDYFNIKVKDAISNPAAGDILNGCYSTALNPSQTPNAFCDLIKRSPNNGSLNGAGETPGVILAGSNLGQIETAGIDLGLTYRLDLGEDSGLRFSFNGTWLDYYHFQATPNAINRDCTGYYSTNCTNPRAEWKWNSRLTYSNGPFDISLMWNHISSVRLEPAALPAGQRPALDVPQTAGPNPANIFDAYERIKAYDYFDLTVAAEVNENFTFTFGVENLFDKKPPVVGATIGGTAFNNANTFPSLYDTIGRSYSVTTRLKF; the protein is encoded by the coding sequence GTGAAGAAGATCATAGATTCGAAATTGAGACTGGGCGCGGCACCGCTGGTGCTGGGGCTCGCCCTCGTCTCGACGCCTGCCTTTGCGCAGGACGCCGCCGAAGAGGGCGCGTCGAGCCAACCTGAAATCGTCGTTACCGGCACGCTCATCCGCCGTCCCGACCTCACGATTTCGAGCCCGGTTACCGTCGTCGGAACCGAAGAAATCCAGTATAAGCAGCCGAACACGGCGGAAGATCTGCTCCGCGACCTGCCTTCGGTTCGCCCGGCGCTTGGCCCGGCAGTGAACAACGGCGGTGACGGCAGCTCGCAGGTCGACCTTCGCGGCCTGAACCAGGCCGGCTCCAACTCGTCGCAGCGCACGCTGGTGCTGCTCGACGGCCGCCGCATCGTGCCGTTCGGCCTCGACGGTTTCACCGACCTCAACAACATCCCGATCGCACTCGTCGAACGCGTCGACGTGCTGACCGGCGGTGCGTCGACCGTTTATGGTGCGGACGCCGTCGCCGGCGCGGTGAACTTCGTCACCAAGCGCAATTTCACGGGTCTCGACGCGTCGGCATCCTATCGTATCACCGAACGCGGCGACGGCCAGCAGTTCCGCGCCGACGTGGTGATGGGCGCCAGCTTCGACGATGATCGCGGTAACGTCGTCCTCGCGCTCGGCTACACCGACCGCAAGCCGGTCTTTTCGGTGGACCGCGAAGTCGGCCGTTTCCCGCGTTCGATCGCGAACGGCAATTTCCAGGGCGCTACGGCTGCGGTCCCGACGATCATTCAGGGTTCGCCGTCGAACGCCGCGCTGGGCCTTGCGGCCAGCGATTTCGGCGCTGCCTTCGATCCCGTGCTCGGCGTGTTCCGCCCGGCACTGCAGTCGGACACCTATAACACCAACGAATTCCAGTATGTTCAGGCACCGCTGGAACGCTTCAACGTTTACGCTCAGGCTCGCTATGAAATCAGCGACAATGTCGAAGCCTATGCCAGCGGCATGTTCACGCGCAACTCGGCGCGTATTCAGCTCGCCTCCACCGGCACGTTCAGCAATCCGTTCGTGATCCCGATCAGCAACGCCTATCTGCCGGTTGCCGCTCGCAATCAGCTTTGCGGCGCGATTGGCCTGACGGCGGCACAATGTACCGCTGCTGCGACGGCCACGTCGCGTACAGACCCCAACTATCGTGAAGTTGCGGCTTCGCCGGGTCGCCGTATCGTCGAATTCGGCGCACGCGGTAACCAGGTCGATTCGAACCAGTTCCAGATCCAGGGCGGTTTGCGCGGCAACATCACCGAGACGCTGCGGTACGACGTGTTCGGCCAATATGGTGAAACGACGCAGAATCAGACCCGCGAAAACTGGGGTTCCTATTCGCGTCTGCAGCAGGCCCTGTTGTCGCGTCGTGACGCGAACAACAATCCGGTCTGCTACGACACGAGCAACGGCTGCGTTCCGATCAACCTCTTCGGCCCGCTGGGTTCGATCAATTCGGACATGTTGAACTTCATCGACCTCGACGCGCAGATCCGTCGCGTGACGAAGCTGAGCGTCGTTGGCGCCAACATCTCGGGCGATTTGTTCGGGATTTCGAGCCCGTTCTCGGACAAGGCTGTCGCCTTCTCGCTGGGTGTCGAGCACCGCAACCTCTCGTCGCGCAGCAACCCGGACGCGCCGTCGCGGATCCAGAGCGAAGTTCTGGGTACGGGCGCACGCACGCCGGCGGACTTCGGCCGCATCACGGTGAAGGAAATCTTCGGCGAACTGATCGTTCCGATCGTCGAGGACAAGCCCTTCTTCTATGATCTGTCGCTCGAAGCTGGCCTTCGTTATTCGGATTACAACACCACCGGCACGTCGACGACGTGGAAGGCCGGCGGTAGCTGGGAACCGGTACGGGGCTACAAGATCCGCGGCATGTACCAGGTCGCGGCGCGTTCGCCCAACATCCAGGAACTGTTCCAGTCGCCGGTTACGGGGCTGAACAACCTGGGTACCGATCCGTGTCAGGCAAGCCAGCTTGGCGTGCCCGGGTCGCCGACGGCGAACCCGCAGCTTGCAGCACTCTGCCAGTACACCGGTGCGCCGGCTGCTTCGATCGGCAACATCTCGTCGCCGACCTCGGGTCAGATCAACGCGACGACTTCGGGCAATCCCAACCTCGATGTCGAACGGGCCAAGACCTGGACGCTGGGCGTGGTGCTCCAGCCGTCCTTCGTGCCGAGCCTCGCCCTCACCGTCGATTATTTCAACATCAAGGTGAAGGATGCGATCAGCAACCCGGCTGCCGGCGATATTCTGAACGGTTGCTATTCGACCGCGCTGAATCCGAGCCAGACGCCGAATGCGTTCTGCGATCTGATCAAGCGTAGCCCGAACAACGGGTCGCTCAACGGCGCTGGCGAAACCCCGGGGGTTATCCTGGCGGGTTCGAACCTCGGCCAGATCGAAACGGCAGGTATCGACCTTGGTCTGACCTATCGTCTTGACCTCGGTGAAGACAGCGGTCTGCGGTTCAGCTTCAACGGCACGTGGCTCGACTATTACCACTTCCAGGCAACGCCGAACGCGATCAATCGCGACTGCACGGGCTACTACAGCACCAACTGCACCAACCCGCGCGCCGAATGGAAATGGAACAGCCGCCTGACCTACTCGAACGGACCGTTCGATATCTCGCTGATGTGGAATCACATCTCGAGCGTGCGTCTGGAACCCGCTGCCCTGCCGGCAGGCCAGCGTCCGGCGTTGGATGTCCCGCAGACCGCGGGTCCGAATCCGGCGAATATCTTTGACGCCTACGAACGCATCAAGGCCTATGATTATTTCGATCTGACGGTCGCGGCGGAAGTGAACGAGAATTTCACGTTCACCTTTGGCGTCGAAAACCTGTTCGACAAGAAGCCGCCGGTGGTGGGCGCGACGATCGGTGGTACGGCATTCAACAATGCCAACACCTTCCCGTCGCTCTATGACACGATCGGACGGAGCTATTCGGTCACGACGCGTCTCAAGTTCTGA
- a CDS encoding 2OG-Fe(II) oxygenase family protein, producing the protein MSFPVQSPEQAIDLALDARDAGRGEDALPLLKAVIAEHPRNPRLWQTLGVLHRALNDSAAAVKAFTEAARLTPADLKPVYGVAQASLEAGRPATALFERARALAPGDGSLLLGRAAAQIAEGHADEAINGLADIVRNNPLWFDGQATLARLRWLAGDLDGFADGYRQALTGMPQSAALWSELVNLLIHVERYADAAAAIGQAQAAIDTPDALMPLEAACAAELGETDRADRLFAALAGRADIGIVERHLRHLLRTRRADAAAALAERWRDHAEANRIWPYVSLAWRLTGDDRIDWLEGDPALIGVVDLDVADLLVPLAERLRALHRAKAAPLGQSVRGGTQTDGPLFAREEPEIRKLRAAIVDAVRGHVGGIGPRDAAHPTRRHVGRSFGFSGSWSVRLTGAGHHSNHIHPQGWISSAFYVALPPPADMGPEPAGWLQLGAPPHELGLDLPAYRTIEPVAGRLILFPSTMWHGTLPFAAGERLTVAFDVAAAG; encoded by the coding sequence ATGTCTTTCCCGGTTCAATCCCCTGAACAAGCCATCGATCTGGCGCTCGACGCGCGCGACGCCGGACGCGGCGAAGACGCGTTGCCGCTGTTAAAAGCGGTGATCGCCGAGCATCCGCGCAATCCACGCCTGTGGCAGACCCTGGGTGTGCTCCATCGCGCGCTCAATGACAGTGCGGCCGCCGTCAAGGCTTTCACCGAAGCGGCGCGGCTGACACCTGCCGATCTGAAACCCGTCTATGGCGTCGCGCAGGCTAGCCTCGAGGCCGGCCGGCCGGCAACGGCGCTGTTCGAGCGCGCCCGCGCACTGGCGCCCGGCGACGGTTCGCTACTGCTCGGCCGCGCGGCGGCGCAAATTGCCGAGGGGCATGCCGACGAAGCCATAAACGGGCTCGCCGACATCGTCCGGAACAATCCTTTGTGGTTCGACGGTCAGGCGACGCTGGCGCGGCTGCGGTGGCTGGCGGGGGATCTGGACGGGTTCGCCGACGGCTATCGGCAAGCGCTGACCGGGATGCCGCAATCGGCGGCGCTCTGGAGCGAGCTTGTCAATCTGCTGATACATGTCGAGCGTTACGCCGACGCCGCGGCGGCGATCGGACAAGCGCAAGCGGCAATCGATACGCCGGACGCACTGATGCCGCTCGAGGCGGCCTGTGCGGCGGAACTCGGCGAGACGGACCGGGCCGACCGATTATTCGCGGCGCTTGCCGGCCGAGCCGACATCGGCATCGTCGAACGCCACCTTCGTCACTTGCTGCGTACCCGGCGCGCCGATGCGGCGGCGGCGCTCGCCGAACGCTGGCGCGATCATGCCGAGGCGAACCGTATCTGGCCCTATGTCTCGCTGGCGTGGCGCCTGACGGGTGACGATCGGATCGACTGGCTGGAGGGCGACCCGGCGTTGATCGGCGTCGTCGACCTTGATGTTGCCGATCTTCTCGTCCCGCTCGCCGAGCGTCTCCGTGCGTTGCACCGTGCCAAGGCGGCGCCGCTCGGCCAGTCGGTGCGCGGCGGCACCCAGACCGACGGGCCGCTTTTTGCGCGCGAGGAGCCCGAAATCCGCAAGCTGCGCGCCGCCATCGTCGATGCGGTGCGGGGCCATGTCGGCGGCATCGGACCGCGCGATGCCGCGCACCCGACGCGGCGGCACGTCGGTCGCAGCTTCGGCTTTTCGGGGTCCTGGTCGGTGCGACTGACCGGCGCCGGCCATCACAGCAACCATATCCATCCGCAAGGCTGGATCAGTTCCGCCTTCTATGTCGCGCTACCGCCGCCGGCGGACATGGGGCCCGAGCCGGCAGGCTGGCTGCAACTGGGGGCACCGCCGCACGAGCTCGGACTCGATCTGCCTGCGTATCGCACGATCGAGCCGGTGGCGGGACGGTTGATATTATTCCCCTCGACGATGTGGCACGGCACCTTGCCCTTCGCTGCGGGTGAGCGGTTGACCGTCGCCTTCGACGTCGCGGCGGCCGGATAG
- a CDS encoding TonB-dependent receptor domain-containing protein, translating to MKTTNITKLKIGVAPFVLGIGLLASAAPAMAQDTTAEDNAGAEETIVVTGSRIPQANLESAAPVTVVTSEDIKLQGTTRVEDMLNSLPSVFASQSSTAANGADGTATVDLRGLGTTRTLALVNGRRLLPGDPSPGSGSAADINMIPASLLKNVQVLTGGASATYGADAVAGVVNFVMDTDFTGFRLDGQYSVFQHTNRNKLTPPILDARGFGYPTSSVVDGGTVDLTATFGAAFDDGRGHIVAYAGYRKAKAVLQSNRDYSACTIQNTGGGVPNCGGSLTNATGTAILFDPTLNTASSTVYSFLPGGGFENTTSRYNFAPTNHFQRPDERYTAGLFANYEINESIKPYMEFMFMDDRTVAQIAPSGNFGNTLTINCDNALMSAAQRAVICANPNLINGYIGNFPTAIAAPYNTIANGAPGPGAPALVFTDSLGNTYNQGFLQVLRRNVEGGPRQSDLQHTNFRGVIGAKGDLGKAWSYDAYYQYGRSNYTQVYSNEFSVARLGRALNVIDDPRTAAFDPVCRSVIDGSDPTCVPYNIFNGAGGASPESIAYLSATGFQKGYTSEQVANVSFTGLLGEYGMTLPWAQDGISANIGFEWRKESLDLKTDNAFSTGDLTGQGGATLPLSGSFRVYEFFAETQVPLVQESFIYDLTFSGGYRKSWYETSADRKYDTDTYKLQLELAPVRDIRFRGQYNRAVRAPNIQELFSTPTVGLNGASDPCAGRTITATDYGCIAQGLAVGQGTTANPAGQYNGLLGGNPDLKPETATTKTLGVILQPGFLPRFSLTVDWFDIKLKNAIQPPAQDAILKDCTLNATATSTPFSCSLIFRDPAGSLWLTPGGYVDNIPSNLGRVHTSGVEINSAYSQEIGDLGTLSFNFVGTYLDKYKVDNGITAPYDCAGLYGPVCSSGGTTAGGSMLPKWRHKLRSTFQFADGVGVSFQWRFIGKVKAETTSASQSLNADPDSIFDPGARIKSYSFFDLTTTFNVSDNYTFRLGVNNLFDKQPPLVTSGNAGVDGSNLCPTGPCNGNTYPATYDALGRYLFAGFTLDF from the coding sequence GTGAAAACCACCAACATCACGAAATTGAAGATCGGCGTTGCGCCGTTCGTTCTCGGTATCGGCCTTCTCGCAAGTGCCGCGCCAGCCATGGCGCAGGACACGACTGCGGAAGACAATGCCGGCGCCGAAGAGACGATCGTCGTCACCGGTTCGCGTATCCCGCAGGCCAATCTTGAATCGGCCGCCCCCGTCACCGTTGTCACCAGCGAAGACATCAAGCTGCAGGGCACGACCCGCGTCGAAGACATGCTGAATTCGCTGCCTTCGGTGTTCGCCAGCCAGTCGTCGACCGCCGCAAACGGCGCTGACGGCACGGCAACGGTCGACCTTCGCGGCCTCGGCACCACGCGTACCCTCGCGCTGGTCAACGGCCGCCGCCTGCTGCCGGGCGACCCCAGCCCCGGAAGCGGTTCGGCCGCCGACATCAACATGATCCCGGCCTCGCTGCTGAAGAATGTTCAGGTTCTGACCGGCGGCGCTTCGGCGACCTATGGTGCGGACGCGGTCGCGGGCGTCGTTAACTTCGTGATGGATACCGATTTCACCGGTTTCCGCCTCGACGGCCAGTATAGCGTCTTCCAGCACACCAATCGCAACAAGCTGACCCCGCCGATCCTCGATGCGCGCGGCTTCGGCTATCCGACCTCGAGCGTCGTCGATGGCGGCACGGTCGACCTGACCGCGACCTTCGGCGCCGCCTTCGACGACGGCCGCGGCCACATCGTCGCCTATGCCGGCTACCGCAAGGCGAAGGCCGTGCTTCAGTCGAACCGCGACTATAGCGCCTGTACGATCCAGAACACGGGTGGCGGTGTTCCGAACTGCGGCGGCTCGCTGACCAACGCCACGGGCACGGCGATCCTGTTCGACCCGACGCTCAACACGGCGTCGTCGACGGTCTACAGCTTCCTGCCGGGCGGCGGCTTCGAAAACACCACCTCGCGGTACAATTTCGCGCCGACGAACCACTTCCAGCGTCCCGACGAACGCTACACGGCCGGCCTGTTCGCGAATTATGAGATCAACGAGTCGATCAAGCCGTACATGGAGTTCATGTTCATGGACGACCGCACGGTCGCCCAGATCGCTCCGTCGGGCAACTTCGGCAACACGCTGACGATCAACTGCGACAACGCGCTGATGTCGGCCGCCCAGCGCGCCGTCATTTGCGCCAATCCGAACCTGATCAACGGCTATATCGGCAATTTCCCGACCGCCATCGCGGCGCCGTACAACACGATCGCCAACGGAGCGCCCGGACCGGGCGCGCCGGCGCTGGTGTTCACCGACTCGCTCGGCAACACCTATAATCAGGGCTTCCTCCAGGTTCTGCGCCGCAACGTCGAAGGCGGTCCGCGTCAGAGCGATCTGCAGCACACCAACTTCCGCGGCGTGATCGGTGCGAAGGGCGACCTCGGCAAGGCCTGGTCGTATGACGCCTATTATCAATATGGCCGTTCGAACTACACCCAGGTCTATTCGAACGAATTCTCGGTCGCCCGCCTCGGCCGCGCGCTGAACGTCATCGACGATCCGCGCACCGCTGCGTTCGATCCGGTTTGCCGTTCGGTCATCGACGGCAGCGATCCGACCTGCGTTCCTTATAACATCTTCAACGGAGCCGGCGGCGCAAGCCCCGAATCGATCGCCTATCTGTCGGCGACCGGTTTCCAGAAGGGGTATACGTCGGAACAGGTCGCCAACGTGTCGTTCACCGGCCTGCTCGGCGAATATGGCATGACCTTGCCGTGGGCGCAGGATGGCATCAGCGCGAACATCGGTTTCGAATGGCGCAAGGAATCGCTCGACCTCAAGACCGACAATGCGTTCAGCACGGGCGATCTGACCGGTCAGGGCGGTGCGACGCTGCCGCTGTCGGGCAGCTTCCGCGTCTATGAATTCTTCGCCGAAACGCAGGTTCCGTTGGTGCAGGAAAGCTTCATCTACGACCTGACCTTCAGCGGTGGCTATCGCAAGTCGTGGTACGAGACGAGCGCCGACCGGAAATATGACACCGACACCTACAAGCTGCAGCTTGAACTGGCGCCGGTTCGCGATATCCGGTTCCGCGGCCAGTATAACCGTGCGGTCCGCGCCCCGAACATTCAGGAACTGTTCTCGACGCCGACCGTCGGCCTGAACGGTGCGAGCGATCCGTGCGCAGGCCGCACGATCACCGCGACCGATTATGGCTGTATCGCGCAGGGCCTTGCCGTCGGGCAGGGCACGACCGCGAACCCGGCTGGTCAGTATAACGGTCTTCTGGGCGGCAACCCCGACCTGAAGCCCGAAACGGCGACGACCAAGACGCTGGGCGTCATCCTGCAGCCCGGCTTCCTGCCGCGCTTCTCGCTGACGGTCGACTGGTTCGACATCAAGCTCAAGAATGCGATCCAGCCGCCGGCGCAGGATGCGATCCTCAAGGATTGTACCCTCAACGCCACGGCGACCTCGACGCCCTTCTCGTGCAGCCTCATCTTCCGCGACCCTGCCGGGTCGCTGTGGCTGACCCCGGGCGGCTATGTCGACAATATCCCGTCGAACCTTGGCCGCGTCCACACGAGCGGTGTCGAAATCAACAGCGCGTACAGCCAGGAAATTGGCGACCTCGGCACGCTGTCGTTCAACTTCGTCGGCACCTATCTCGACAAGTATAAGGTCGATAACGGCATCACCGCGCCTTACGACTGCGCCGGACTTTATGGCCCGGTCTGCAGCTCGGGCGGCACGACCGCCGGTGGTTCGATGCTGCCGAAATGGCGCCACAAGCTGCGCTCGACCTTCCAGTTCGCGGACGGTGTCGGCGTTTCGTTCCAGTGGCGCTTCATCGGCAAGGTCAAGGCCGAGACCACCAGCGCCAGCCAGTCGCTGAACGCTGATCCGGACTCGATCTTCGATCCGGGCGCGCGCATCAAGTCGTACAGCTTCTTCGACCTGACGACGACGTTCAACGTCTCGGACAATTACACCTTCCGTCTGGGCGTCAACAATCTGTTCGACAAGCAGCCGCCGCTGGTGACGTCGGGCAATGCGGGCGTCGATGGTTCGAACCTGTGTCCGACGGGTCCGTGCAACGGCAACACCTATCCGGCGACCTATGACGCGCTGGGCCGTTACTTGTTCGCAGGCTTCACGCTGGACTTTTAA
- a CDS encoding tetratricopeptide repeat-containing sulfotransferase family protein has protein sequence MKMLDPKTADVLRQAVGAAQSGDAARARQLAEGALEAGGDRTALNAFLGMLLARSNDLAGAVRHLQAAHAERPADTTIACNLIAVLIDKGDLGDALVIATVDLARSDPTLRIARYRGFVAQSLERFDEAVEAYEQVVAREPDDFESWNNLGNARSATGDLDGSVAALEKAMALNPLAPPTRLNLAVALRSVGRAEEAETLLRKTAEEFPNDARALHELYVQYKKEGRQDEAMAALEGALARDPVNANLQLKFGVECGLVNRIEEAEQAFRKVLEIDPAVVDAYLGLTVQYEHSNREDEFAPLIALAEANGIDDGALAFMRAFEYRRAKRFEDALESLALVPSGVELERTTHLRGQILDRLGRIDEAFAAFSETNRLHQQSATDPLQRSAELRAQVRGDLELMTPAWAASWPAIETVRDHPDPVFLLGFPRSGTTLLDTILMGHPDTAVLEEQPPLNLTDKRIGGTSAIPGLDAAAVADARRFYFEEIAKVAPTPLAPGRMLVDKSPLFLTKAVLIQRLFPNARFILALRHPCDVLLSCFMSNFRLNNAMSNFLRLEDAADFYDLAFSHWERARELFGLNVHTIVYERLIEDVGAEVRPLFDFLGLEWRDEVLDHQATAKKRGLITTASYAQVVEPIYKRAAGRWEGYRAHLEPILPVLRPWVEKFGYSL, from the coding sequence ATGAAGATGCTCGATCCCAAGACCGCCGATGTGCTGCGCCAGGCGGTCGGGGCCGCGCAATCGGGCGATGCGGCGCGCGCGCGCCAGCTTGCGGAAGGCGCGCTGGAGGCGGGCGGGGACCGGACAGCGCTCAACGCGTTTCTCGGCATGTTGCTTGCCCGGTCGAACGATCTTGCGGGCGCCGTCCGGCACTTGCAGGCGGCACACGCCGAGCGGCCGGCCGATACGACGATCGCGTGCAACCTGATCGCAGTGTTGATCGACAAGGGTGACCTCGGCGATGCGCTGGTGATCGCCACCGTCGATCTGGCGCGCAGCGATCCGACGCTGCGGATCGCGCGGTATCGCGGCTTTGTGGCGCAGTCGCTCGAACGCTTCGACGAAGCCGTCGAGGCTTATGAGCAGGTCGTCGCGCGCGAACCCGATGATTTCGAAAGCTGGAACAATCTGGGCAACGCCCGGTCGGCGACGGGCGATTTGGACGGCAGCGTCGCGGCGCTTGAAAAGGCGATGGCGCTGAACCCGCTGGCGCCGCCGACGCGCCTCAACCTCGCGGTGGCGCTGCGATCGGTGGGCCGCGCCGAAGAGGCAGAAACCCTGCTGCGCAAGACGGCCGAAGAATTTCCGAATGACGCGCGCGCGCTCCACGAACTTTATGTGCAGTACAAGAAGGAAGGCCGCCAGGATGAGGCGATGGCAGCGCTGGAAGGCGCACTCGCACGCGATCCGGTCAACGCCAACCTCCAGCTGAAATTCGGCGTCGAATGCGGGCTGGTGAACCGGATCGAAGAGGCCGAACAGGCCTTTCGCAAGGTGTTGGAAATCGACCCGGCGGTTGTCGACGCCTATCTTGGCCTGACCGTCCAGTACGAGCATAGCAACCGTGAGGACGAATTTGCGCCGCTCATCGCATTGGCGGAAGCCAATGGTATCGATGATGGCGCGCTCGCCTTCATGCGCGCTTTCGAATATCGCCGCGCCAAGCGGTTCGAGGACGCGCTCGAAAGCCTCGCGCTCGTACCATCGGGGGTCGAACTCGAACGGACGACGCATCTGCGCGGGCAGATTCTCGACCGGCTCGGCCGTATCGACGAGGCTTTCGCAGCCTTCAGCGAAACCAATCGCCTGCATCAGCAATCGGCAACCGACCCGCTGCAACGCTCGGCCGAACTGCGCGCGCAGGTGCGCGGCGACCTAGAACTGATGACTCCCGCGTGGGCGGCGAGTTGGCCCGCGATCGAGACCGTGCGCGACCATCCCGATCCGGTATTCCTGCTCGGTTTTCCGCGATCGGGAACCACCTTGCTCGATACGATCCTGATGGGGCATCCCGATACGGCCGTGCTCGAAGAGCAGCCGCCGCTGAACCTGACCGACAAGCGGATTGGTGGAACTTCGGCGATCCCGGGGCTCGACGCCGCGGCAGTCGCCGATGCGCGCCGTTTCTATTTCGAGGAAATTGCGAAGGTCGCGCCCACCCCGCTGGCGCCCGGGCGCATGCTCGTCGACAAGTCGCCGCTGTTCCTGACGAAGGCGGTGCTGATCCAGCGGTTGTTTCCGAACGCACGCTTCATCCTTGCGCTCCGCCATCCGTGCGACGTGCTGCTGAGCTGTTTCATGAGCAATTTCCGGCTCAACAATGCGATGTCGAACTTCCTGCGGCTCGAAGACGCCGCGGACTTCTATGACCTTGCCTTTTCACACTGGGAGCGCGCGCGCGAATTGTTCGGATTGAATGTCCACACGATCGTGTACGAGCGGTTGATCGAGGATGTCGGGGCCGAAGTGCGGCCGCTGTTCGATTTTCTCGGGCTCGAATGGCGCGACGAAGTGCTCGACCATCAGGCGACCGCGAAGAAGCGCGGGCTGATCACCACCGCGAGCTATGCGCAGGTCGTCGAGCCGATCTACAAGCGCGCCGCCGGGCGGTGGGAAGGCTATCGCGCGCATCTCGAGCCGATCCTGCCGGTCCTGCGTCCGTGGGTCGAGAAATTCGGATACAGCCTGTGA